A genomic window from Sorex araneus isolate mSorAra2 chromosome 2, mSorAra2.pri, whole genome shotgun sequence includes:
- the ELOVL2 gene encoding elongation of very long chain fatty acids protein 2 gives MEALKAFDDDLNAFLEYMFGPRDARVRGWFLLDSYLPTFALTVLYLLAIGLGSHYMRARPAYSLRGTLTVYNLGVTLLSAYMLVELVLSTWAAGYNLQCQNLNSAGEGDIRVARVLWWYYFSKSVEFLDTIFFVLRKKSSQVTFLHVYHHASMFNIWWCVLNWIPCGQSFFGPTLNSFIHVLMYSYYGLSVFPSMHRYLWWKRYLTQAQLVQFLLTITHTLSAVVRPCGFPFGCLIFQSSYMLTLVVLFLNFYVQTYRKKPTRRDRGEPPAGKDVNGFSPALPSSANGVRARKVQ, from the exons GAGGCTCTGAAGGCCTTCGACGACGACCTCAACGCCTTCCTGGAGTACATGTTCGGGCCTCGAG ATGCCCGGGTGCGAGGCTGGTTCCTGCTGGACTCTTACCTCCCCACCTTCGCCCTCACCGTGCTCTACCTGCTGGCCATCGGGCTGGGCAGCCACTACATGCGGGCCCGGCCGGCGTACTCCCTGCGGGGGACCCTCACCGTCTACAACCTCGGGGTCACGCTGCTCTCGGCGTACATGCTGGTGGAG CTCGTCCTCTCGACGTGGGCTGCGGGCTACAACTTGCAGTGTCAGAACCTCAACAGCGCCGGCGAGGGCGACATCCGG gtGGCCCGCGTGCTGTGGTGGTACTACTTCTCCAAGTCGGTGGAGTTCCTGGATACCATCTTCTTCGTGCTGCGGAAGAAGAGCAGCCAGGTCACGTTCCTGCACGTGTACCACCACGCGTCCATGTTCAACATCTGGTGGTGCGTGCTCAACTGGATCCCCTGCGGCCAGA GCTTCTTCGGGCCCACCCTGAACAGCTTCATCCACGTGCTCATGTACTCCTACTACGGCCTGTCCGTGTTCCCGTCCATGCACCGCTACCTGTGGTGGAAACGCTACCTCACGCAGGCGCAGCTG GTGCAGTTCCTCCTGACCATCACGCACACGCTGAGCGCCGTGGTCCGGCCGTGCGGCTTCCCCTTCGGCTGCCTCATCTTCCAGTCCTCCTACATGCTCACCCTCGTGGTGCTCTTCCTGAACTTCTACGTTCAG ACATACCGGAAAAAGCCGacgaggagagacagaggagagccGCCGGCGGGAAAGGACGTGAACGGGTTTTCCCCGGCCCTTCCCAGCTCCGCCAACGGGGTCCGCGCCAGGAAGGTCCAGTAA